A stretch of DNA from Gymnodinialimonas sp. 57CJ19:
CCCATTTCGCCCATCGCGCGGTAAACGCCCACATGGGCCACCCCAAAGGCGCCGCCACCTGACAGCACGAGTCCCACGGCGTTGCCCGACAGGAACCGGCCAAGGCGTGCGATGTCGGCATCGCCCCCGGTCAGCGCCACGTGGTGGTGCAGGAACACCGGCCGTGAATCGAGCCAACGTCCGGTACCCGCAGCCTTCTGCATCCGATGTGGGTGCAGCAGCACAAGGCGACGTTGGCTTTCCGGCAGGATCTGAAGGGCGAAAGACTCCAGCTCGGACGGTTCTTGATAGTTGATCGCTTGCGCCACGATCACCGCTTGGTCCGCTTGCTTCAACGCGGCTCTCGACCAGTCACCATCCAGGGCATTGGCCACAAACAGCACGATCTGCGCCCGTTGCTCCTGGGCGTTCAGCCAAGCGATGGATTCGGGCGCAGAGGGGTCGGCGCGTTCGCCCATGGCCTCTTTGAAGGCGGCCTCGGTTACGAGGGCTACGGTGTGATGGGCCTCAATCGCGCGGGTCAAATCTGGCACGAAGCGTTCGGGCAGGGGCGCATTGGCGGCGGGCAGGATACAGAATGTACGGGCAGGTGGGCGGCCCGGGTCAGGGGTCACGCGGGCGGATGTCTTGTCCAGCCGATGGGCCAATTCGGCGGCCATGGCCTGGGGCAGACCTTCTACCTCGGAACAAAGGGCATCATAAGCCGCGCGGTCGATCCGGTAGACGATGCTGTCACGGGCCGCGACAACATCTGCGGTGCGCGCCGATCCGGTCAAGAAAGCGATCTCTCCGATCACAGTCCCGGCGCCGATCTCGGCCAGGTCCACGCCGTCACGCTCCACCCGGAACCGGCCCGAGAATACCAGGTACATCGCCTCGGCGGGCGTTCCGGCGGTGATCAGTTTGTGGCCGCGTTCAACGGGCGTATGGGACAACCGCGCAAAGGCGGGGCCTTGCAGGAGGTTGAACAAGCCTTCGGGCGCAAAGTCGCTTTGCATCAATTGTCTTTCTGATCGTCTTTTCGGTGCCGGCGATCCCGAGGAAGGCCATGAATTCAAAGATAATAAACACCGGATTAGGCGAAAGCGAAATGTTTCGTTACGTAAGGTCGCCTTGGTTAGGGTCTATGGCGCTCAAGAGCAAGTTGTTGGCTGGCATATCTTGCGGCGTATCGGGTGACAGGCCGGCATTTGTCCAAGCGTCTAGCACCCAACGGACGTCTTTGTATCCGGCGCCGGGGTTCTCGGATCGGATACGGGCGTCAAACTCGGCGTCGCCGTCAGAGGTGGTCTTTCCGTCGCGAAGAAAGGGGCCATAGACCACGACACGGCCGCCGGGGCGCAGGGCGTTTGCCATCTCGGACAGACAAGTCGCGGCAGCGGCATCGGGGATCAGGTGCAGAAGATTGGCCAGAAAGATCAGATCAAATGGGCCGTGCTGCTGCGACCAGCCCGGTTCACTGGCATCAAGCGCCATGGGGGGCGCGATGTTGGTAGACTGCTCGGCTCTGGTCCAGGCCTCGATGGACGCTCGCCGCGTTTCATCGGGGTCTGAAGGCTGCCAATGAAGGCCGGGCAGGGCTTTGGCAAATCCGACCACATGCTGCCCGGTGCCCGAGGCGATTTCCAATGCCCGGCCCGTTGGTGGGGCCAACTGCCTAAGGGCATCGGTGATCGCATCCCGGTTGCGCAGGGCGTAGGGGGCGCTCAGCCGTCCATCGGTGTAGGTGGGCGACTGTTCTTCGGTCATTGGTCGGCCTGCATCAAGATTTGCAACGCGCCTGTCGATGACAGGTGGGCCATGAAGGCTTCCACCGTATTGCACCCCATGACGATGGCTGTGGTCTGGTCATCGCTGACCCCTTCAAGGCGCACCACATTGGCACTGCCCGCCAGAACTTCTGCGGGGGTGAGCGTGGCCAGATGGGCCTCCATCTCGGTGACCATTTGCGTCACGGCTGCGTCGCCTGCGAGATCCACGAAGCCATCAAACATGCAGCTATAGGCGGCTTGCAGATCGTCGGACAATTCTGCCGAGGGCATGTGCCCCTCCAGCGCCGGGGTCTGGGCGACCATGGCCTCGAACGTCATGGCATTCATGGTTACGGTCACGGCCTCGTACCGCTCAAACGTTGATTGTGCCTGAGCGGGGAGGGCGCTGACAGCGAGCGCCAGCGCAAGGGGGGCGGTGCGGATCACTGGCTTTGCAGGGCCTGCATCGCGCCGGATTCGGCAAGGCGCTGCATTTGCAGTTCCAGCAGGCCGCATTCGGTATTGATTTGCTGCACTTGGGCCGCCGTCAGCCCTTCGGGCACACCAGCGCTGAAAGTGCCATCCAGCAGGTCGGCAGGGCGGGCGGCGGCAATGGCGGTTTCAAACTCGGTCAGCATGGCATCAACGCCTGCCTCGCCCACGGCATCTTCATAGTCACGCAAGGCGCAGCGCCCGGCGCGGCGTTCCGGGCGGCCCCATTCGGCAGACGGAAGGATGCCTTGAAGGACAGGGTATTGGCTTGCCAGCCCCTGATAGGTGAGCGTTGTCATCTGTTCGCTCAGCGCCTCGAAACGCTCAAGATGGGTTTGGGCCGAGGCCGCAACGGGCAGGGTCAGAAGCGCAGCAGCTACGCCTGCACGCAGGAAGGGGAAATGCATTAGGGTCTCCGGTCGTTTGGTTGGCCGATAAAAGCTTTGACACAGAGAATAGGTCTGATTGCGGCGAGTTCCAAGTTCCGGGTTTCCCGACCTTGGCGGAAACTTGCGCGGGCTTGGAGCGCTTATCCTCTCAAAGCCCAAGTTTTGTTGTGCAAGAGGCGCCCTGATTAAACCGATTGAAACCGCGATGGAGAGAGCGCTTTTACCACGGATGGGTCCAGCGAAGGGGCTGTGCCAGAGACAAGATCGGCAAGCAGTTGGCTGGCGGCGGGGGCTGTCTGAAACCCGTAGCCCCCCTGTCCAGCGGACCAGAGGAAGCTGGGATCAGCGGCATCGGGGCCGATCACAAGGCAGCGATCCGGGGCGAAGGTGCGCAAACCCGCCCAAGTGCTAGTGACGCGGGTGACGTCTTCGGTCACGAAAGGCTGGTAGCGGGCGATGCCTTCGGCCAGAACCATATCATCGGCGTAGGCGTCATGGGGTATGGAGGGGTCTTCTTCCGCCGGAGAGACCAGCCAGGCGCCTGCATCAGGTTTGGCGTACCAGTCTTCGCCTGCGCCGAAAATCATCGGCCAGCGGCTGACGTCGTGGCCACCCGGCGCAGGCATCCGTGCCATGGAGCGCCTGTAGGGGGTCAGCCCGATCGGTTCGATACCCGCGAGGCTAGCAATCTGGTCTGCCCAGGCGCCGGCTGCATTCACGATGTGATGCGCATGGAGGGTTTGGCTATTGGTTGTGACCTCCCACCCGGCGTCCGTGCGTGACAGGGCGGTGACGGTCTGGCCGGTCTCCACCGATCCATTGGCGCGGATCGCGCGGGCGAAGTACTGCACCATGCGATCGGTATCGATATCCCAAGCCGCGTCGTGATGCGCGGCACGGGTGATATGGTCCGTGTTGAGGATCGGGACGAGGGCGCAGGCCTCTGCGACCGAGATCTCGGTCAGGTCCATGGCCTTGACGTCGTGATCGAAGGCGTCCGCCTCGGCCTCGCTCGCCAGCATCAGCAACCCGCGCGGCGACAGGAAGCCGCCATCGAGCGTGTGGTGATCATCCAGCGATGCGTGGTTCAGCGCGACCGTCACCGGGTGGCCGTAGTTCGCCTCGTAGAGCGCGGCCGACCGGCCGGAGGTGTGATAGGCCAGCGCGGGCTCAACCTCCAGGAGGCAGGTGGTGCCGAGGGCCGCGAGCCGTGCCCCGGCGGAGGTGCCGGCGATGCCGCCACCGATGATGAGGAAATCATAGGTCATGGGCGTAGGCGTGACATGGGGAAGGCGTGTGGGCAAGGGGGTGTGATGTCTTGGAGGGCTGCGTATTTCGAGGGGGCGGGACTGAGTTGTATTTGCCAAGATGAAGGAGCAGCGGTGCGGGACAAAAGGCCCGCCGGATGGGGCGGGCCTTTCGCTATTAGTATCGGAGGCGGATCAGTTGGGAATGTCGCCGGTGATGCCTTCAACGAAGAAGTCCATGCCTGCCAGCGTGCCGTCATCGGCCACTTCGCCTTCAGCCAACCAAGCGGTGCCATCCTGGCGGTTGATCGGGCCGGTGAAGGGGTGGTATTCGCCCGCCGCGATGGCGTCGATCATCTCTTGCGCCGAGGCGCGGACCTCTTCCGGGATCGCTTCGGTCATTTCGCCGATTCCGACCATGCCCGGGCCGATGCCGTCCCAACGGTCCGACTGTTCCCAAGTGCCATCCATCGCAGCGCCGACACGCTCGATGTAGTAAGGTGCCCAGTTGTCGATGATCGAGGAGATCCGCGGCGCAGGCGCGAATTGCGCCATGTCCGAGGCTTGGCCGAAGGAGTAGATGCCGGCCTCCTGCGCTGCCGCCTGGGGAGCAGTGGAATCGGTGTGTTGCAAGATCACGTCAGCGCCCGCGTCGATCAGCGCCTGGGCGGCCGCGCCTTCGGCTGCCGGGTCGAACCAAGTGTAAGCCCAGACCACGCGGAATTGGACATCGGGGTTCACGGCGCGGGCGTGCAGGAAGGCGGAGTTCATGCCACGGATGACCTCGGGGATCGGGAAGGAGCCGATGTAGCCGATGATGTTGCTTTCGGTCATCTGGCCCGCGATGTGGCCCTGGATCGCGCGGCCCTCGTAGAAGCGCGCTGAGTAGGTGGAGACGTTGGGATGCTCGCGCAGGTAGCCAGTGGCGTGTTCAAACAGCACATCGGGGAACTGGGCAGCAACGGCGTTGGTTGCCTCCATGTAGCCAAAGGACGTGGTGAAGATCATGTCCGCGCCACCCAGGACCATCGTAGTAATCGCACGCTCGGCGTCGGCACCCTCGGGCACGGATTCAAGGTAGACTGTTTCAACCTGGTCGCCGTAGGCTTCCTCAACGGCCAAGCGGCCTTGGTCATGTTCATAGGTCCAGCCCAGATCGCCCGTAGGGCCGACGTAGATAAAGCCGACTTGGAACGGGTCGTGGCCGTCTGCAAAGGCCGCACCGGCGAGGCCAGTGGCAAGCGCTGCGCTGGCCAGAAGTTTGGTCGTGAGTTTCATTATTCATCCCCTCTGTTGGATTCTGGTTGTTGTGTGTTTTTGTGGTCTGCGGGTGCGGCCTCGGTCAAGGCGGCAGTGACGAGGCCGGCGGGAACGGCAATAATGCCGATGCCGATCAACATGATGATGCCGGTGAAGATGCGCCCGCCCACGGTGATTGGATAGACGTCGCCGTAGCCCACTGTGGTGAAGGTGGCGATTGCCCACCACAGGCTTTCGGGGATCGACGAGAACCCGTCAGGTTGGGCCTCATGCTCAAAATGGTAGATGCCCACGGACGCCAGATAAAGCGCCACGCAGGCAATGAAGAAGAAAATCGCGAACTCGGTTTTGGCCTGGTCCAGGGCCCGTGCGATACGGTCAAGCGCGCGGTTCGCTTTGAACAGTTTCAGCAGCCGCAAAATGCGCAGAAGGCGGATCGCCCGGATGGTGGCGAAATCCGGCAGCAGGAAGACCAACGCGGGCACGATGGCGAGGAAATCAACGATGCCCCAGAAGCTGAACGCGTATTTCAGGGGCTTTTCCGAACAGGACAACCGCAAGGCGTATTCGATGACGAATACTGTCAGGATCAAGATCTCTGCAGCGACCAGAACGGCGTTCACGCGTGGTGACAGGTCTGGCATCGTTTCAAGGGCAATCACAACCGCCGAGAGGCAGATCAACCCATAGATGGCCAGCGCCACAACCCGGCCCAGACGGGGGTGCGTACCGTCGAGGATTTCGATGATGTCAGATCGGGACAAGGAAAGTGGCATTTGAGATCACCCACTTGCGTGGAAGGTTTTGCCAAGGGCGGCGGGGGCGTTGATGGCGGCTTTGGCGCGGTCGGACGACATGACCACAAGCACGATGATCGTGACAAGGTAAGGGGAGGCATCCAGCAGCGAAACGGGCACGGGCACCTCGGCCGCTTGCAGGCGCAGTTGCAATGCGGCGATCCCACCAAAGAGCCAAGCGCCAAACAACACGCGGCCCGATTTCCACGCGGCAAAAACCACCAGCGCCAAGGCGATCCAGCCCGCGCCCGCAGTCATGCCTTGCACCCAGTTTTCAACGTAGACCAGCGATAGAAACGCGCCGCCGAGGCCAGCCATGGCCCCGCCAAACAAGATCGCGGCGCAGCGGATGCGCACCACCTTGTAGCCAAGGGCGTGGGCGGCATCGTGGCTTTCGCCGACAGCTCGGATGACCAGACCCATGCGCGTGTGT
This window harbors:
- a CDS encoding patatin-like phospholipase family protein is translated as MQSDFAPEGLFNLLQGPAFARLSHTPVERGHKLITAGTPAEAMYLVFSGRFRVERDGVDLAEIGAGTVIGEIAFLTGSARTADVVAARDSIVYRIDRAAYDALCSEVEGLPQAMAAELAHRLDKTSARVTPDPGRPPARTFCILPAANAPLPERFVPDLTRAIEAHHTVALVTEAAFKEAMGERADPSAPESIAWLNAQEQRAQIVLFVANALDGDWSRAALKQADQAVIVAQAINYQEPSELESFALQILPESQRRLVLLHPHRMQKAAGTGRWLDSRPVFLHHHVALTGGDADIARLGRFLSGNAVGLVLSGGGAFGVAHVGVYRAMGEMGLPVDIVGGTSVGSAMGGAIALGVPAEEIGPRVEQIFVRSGAMRKITVPKFAFLDHKVLDGALQEHFGSEPIEDLWLPYYAVAADLSEMCKTVITRGPLWEAIRASSAIPGVLPPFFTREGRMLVDGGCIDNMPFRTMHGLKSGPNVVVNVQRATNKTIHVDYASLPGRGQLLRQTVNPFAKTHTRVPGVISTVMRSLLVGQSDMRTALNPASDLMIRPPGLKGAGFLAWGQHKLFYEMAYKHALEEFTERDAQGDPLMAALRTAATGRD
- a CDS encoding DUF938 domain-containing protein, with protein sequence MTEEQSPTYTDGRLSAPYALRNRDAITDALRQLAPPTGRALEIASGTGQHVVGFAKALPGLHWQPSDPDETRRASIEAWTRAEQSTNIAPPMALDASEPGWSQQHGPFDLIFLANLLHLIPDAAAATCLSEMANALRPGGRVVVYGPFLRDGKTTSDGDAEFDARIRSENPGAGYKDVRWVLDAWTNAGLSPDTPQDMPANNLLLSAIDPNQGDLT
- a CDS encoding FAD-binding oxidoreductase, translating into MTYDFLIIGGGIAGTSAGARLAALGTTCLLEVEPALAYHTSGRSAALYEANYGHPVTVALNHASLDDHHTLDGGFLSPRGLLMLASEAEADAFDHDVKAMDLTEISVAEACALVPILNTDHITRAAHHDAAWDIDTDRMVQYFARAIRANGSVETGQTVTALSRTDAGWEVTTNSQTLHAHHIVNAAGAWADQIASLAGIEPIGLTPYRRSMARMPAPGGHDVSRWPMIFGAGEDWYAKPDAGAWLVSPAEEDPSIPHDAYADDMVLAEGIARYQPFVTEDVTRVTSTWAGLRTFAPDRCLVIGPDAADPSFLWSAGQGGYGFQTAPAASQLLADLVSGTAPSLDPSVVKALSPSRFQSV
- a CDS encoding BMP family ABC transporter substrate-binding protein, which codes for MKLTTKLLASAALATGLAGAAFADGHDPFQVGFIYVGPTGDLGWTYEHDQGRLAVEEAYGDQVETVYLESVPEGADAERAITTMVLGGADMIFTTSFGYMEATNAVAAQFPDVLFEHATGYLREHPNVSTYSARFYEGRAIQGHIAGQMTESNIIGYIGSFPIPEVIRGMNSAFLHARAVNPDVQFRVVWAYTWFDPAAEGAAAQALIDAGADVILQHTDSTAPQAAAQEAGIYSFGQASDMAQFAPAPRISSIIDNWAPYYIERVGAAMDGTWEQSDRWDGIGPGMVGIGEMTEAIPEEVRASAQEMIDAIAAGEYHPFTGPINRQDGTAWLAEGEVADDGTLAGMDFFVEGITGDIPN
- a CDS encoding ion transporter yields the protein MPLSLSRSDIIEILDGTHPRLGRVVALAIYGLICLSAVVIALETMPDLSPRVNAVLVAAEILILTVFVIEYALRLSCSEKPLKYAFSFWGIVDFLAIVPALVFLLPDFATIRAIRLLRILRLLKLFKANRALDRIARALDQAKTEFAIFFFIACVALYLASVGIYHFEHEAQPDGFSSIPESLWWAIATFTTVGYGDVYPITVGGRIFTGIIMLIGIGIIAVPAGLVTAALTEAAPADHKNTQQPESNRGDE